The following are from one region of the Nicotiana tabacum cultivar K326 chromosome 3, ASM71507v2, whole genome shotgun sequence genome:
- the LOC107784373 gene encoding peptidyl-prolyl cis-trans isomerase FKBP17-1, chloroplastic isoform X1: MKSVPHQKGRPEVKMAMIKLVQCPTYVYTRHCRTTLPSCTTRNQDSCASSCSTQKSRRVFSLSALTLSFSALIFSNGPSSNAQVPQFIELPNSGGVKALDLRIGDGDIPLDGDVVAIHYYGRLAAKQGWRFDSTYDHKDETGEPIPFSFILGSGKVISGIESAVRSMKVGGLRRVIIPPSQGYQNTSQEPLPPNYFDRQRLFTTIFNPTRLANGEGATLGTVIFDIELVSLRHL, translated from the exons ATGAAATCTGTCCCTCACCAAAAAGGAAGGCCAGAAGTGAAGATGGCAATGATCAAACTAGTTCAATGTCCAACATACGTATATACACGCCATTGCCGCACAACCCTCCCCTCCTGTACTACACGAAACCAAGACTCTTGTGCTTCTTCTTGTTCAACCCAGAAATCAAGAAGAGTTTTCTCTCTTTCTGCACTTACTCTTTCATTCTCTGCTCTAATCTTTTCAAATGGACCCAGTTCAAATGCTCAAGTTCCACAGTTTATAGAGCTGCCTAATTCGGGTGGTGTCAAGGCCTTGGACCTTCGTATTGGTGATGGGGATATCCCCCTTGATGGTGATGTG GTTGCAATTCATTATTACGGGAGACTTGCTGCAAAGCAAGGATGGCGCTTTGACTCAACGTATGATCACAAAGATGAAACTGGTGAACCAATCCCCTTCTCTTTCATCCTTGGTTCTGGCAAA GTTATATCAGGGATTGAAAGTGCTGTAAGATCGATGAAAGTAGGCGGCCTTCGTCGAGTTATTATACCACCATCTCAAGGATATCAGAATACATCCCAAGAACCCCTGCCACCTAAT TATTTTGATCGCCAAAGGCTTTTtactaccattttcaacccaaccCGTCTTGCAAATGGAGAAGGAGCGACATTGGGGACCGTCATATTTGATATTGAACTGGTCAGCCTGAGGCATCTTTGA
- the LOC107784373 gene encoding peptidyl-prolyl cis-trans isomerase FKBP17-1, chloroplastic isoform X2, which yields MKSVPHQKGRPEVKMAMIKLVQCPTYVYTRHCRTTLPSCTTRNQDSCASSCSTQKSRRVFSLSALTLSFSALIFSNGPSSNAQVPQFIELPNSGGVKALDLRIGDGDIPLDGDVVAIHYYGRLAAKQGWRFDSTYDHKDETGEPIPFSFILGSGKVISGIESAVRSMKVGGLRRVIIPPSQGYQNTSQEPLPPNV from the exons ATGAAATCTGTCCCTCACCAAAAAGGAAGGCCAGAAGTGAAGATGGCAATGATCAAACTAGTTCAATGTCCAACATACGTATATACACGCCATTGCCGCACAACCCTCCCCTCCTGTACTACACGAAACCAAGACTCTTGTGCTTCTTCTTGTTCAACCCAGAAATCAAGAAGAGTTTTCTCTCTTTCTGCACTTACTCTTTCATTCTCTGCTCTAATCTTTTCAAATGGACCCAGTTCAAATGCTCAAGTTCCACAGTTTATAGAGCTGCCTAATTCGGGTGGTGTCAAGGCCTTGGACCTTCGTATTGGTGATGGGGATATCCCCCTTGATGGTGATGTG GTTGCAATTCATTATTACGGGAGACTTGCTGCAAAGCAAGGATGGCGCTTTGACTCAACGTATGATCACAAAGATGAAACTGGTGAACCAATCCCCTTCTCTTTCATCCTTGGTTCTGGCAAA GTTATATCAGGGATTGAAAGTGCTGTAAGATCGATGAAAGTAGGCGGCCTTCGTCGAGTTATTATACCACCATCTCAAGGATATCAGAATACATCCCAAGAACCCCTGCCACCTAATGTGTGA